One region of Camelina sativa cultivar DH55 chromosome 6, Cs, whole genome shotgun sequence genomic DNA includes:
- the LOC104790371 gene encoding kelch repeat-containing protein At3g27220: protein MANKPDHHHQSSRRLILVLYFTSVVGIGFVAAFLFLSSSSSSNLSFTAVSSILVPVNRPEIQIPKRSKQTNDTKDHVRLLSATFADIPAPELQWEQMQSSPVPRLDGYSVQIKNLLYVFSGYGSLDYVHSHVDVFNFTDNKWCERFDTPKEMANSHLGIVTDGRYVYVVSGQLGPQCRGPTSRSFVLDSFTKTWLEFPSLPAPRYAPATQIWRGRLHVMGGSKENRNAVAFDHWSIAVKDGKALDEWREEVPIPRGGPHRACVVANDKLLVIGGQEGDFMAKPNSPIFKCSRRREIFNGEVYMMDEEMKWKMLPPMPKNNSHIESAWIIVNNSIVIVGGTTDWHPVTKRLVLVGEIFRFQLDTLTWSVIGRLPFRVKTAMAGFWNGYLYFTSGQRDRGPDNPQPGKVIGEMRRTKLKF from the exons ATGGCGAACAAAcctgatcatcatcaccaatcTTCAAGGAGATTGATACTTGTATTGTATTTCACCAGTGTTGTTGGGATTGGATTCGTCGCAGCTTTCCTttttctgtcttcttcttcttcttcaaatctctccTTCACCGCCGTTTCTTCAATCTTGGTTCCCGTTAACCGGCCGGAGATTCAGATTCCCAAG AGAAGCAAACAAACGAATGATACAAAAGATCATGTCCGATTATTATCTGCAACATTCGCCGATATACCGGCGCCGGAGTTACAATGGGAGCAAATGCAATCTTCTCCAGTTCCACGTCTTGATGGATACTCTGTTCaaatcaaaaaccttttgtATGTCTTCTCTGGTTACGGCAGTCTAGACTAT GTTCATTCTCATGTGGATGTGTTCAATTTCACAGACAATAAGTGGTGTGAGAGATTCGACACTCCAAAAGAGATGGCGAATTCGCACCTTGGGATTGTGACGGATGGACGGTATGTGTATGTGGTTTCAGGGCAGCTTGGTCCTCAATGCAGAGGACCTACCTCTCGTTCCTTTGTTTTAGACTCATTCACAAAGACATGGCTCGAGTTCCCTTCACTACCAGCTCCAAG GTATGCTCCAGCAACTCAGATATGGAGAGGGAGGCTTCATGTGATGGGTGGAAGCAAAGAGAATCGCAATGCTGTTGCTTTTGACCATTGGAGCATAGCTGTAAAAGATGGAAAAGCCCTTGACGAATGGCGAGAAGAAGTTCCAATCCCTCGAGGTGGACCACACAG GGCTTGTGTAGTTGCTAACGATAAACTGCTTGTGATCGGTGGCCAAGAAGGTGACTTCATGGCCAAACCTAACTCACCCATCTTCAAGTGCTCACGTAGACGCGAG ATCTTTAATGGTGAGGTGTACATGATGGACGAGGAGATGAAGTGGAAAATGCTGCCACCAATGCCAAAGAACAATTCCCACATTGAATCTGCATGGATCATTGTCAATAACTCAATCGTTATCGTTGGTGGTACCACAGATTGGCATCCAGTGACGAAAaggcttgttcttgttggaGAGATTTTCCGGTTCCAGTTAGATACTTTG ACTTGGTCTGTGATTGGACGGTTACCATTCCGTGTCAAAACAGCCATGGCCGGATTCTGGAACGGTTATCTGTACTTCACATCGGGGCAGCGAGATAGAGGACCGGATAATCCACAGCCTGGTAAAGTTATTGGAGAAATGCGGAGAACCAAGTTGaagttttaa